One genomic segment of Clostridium estertheticum subsp. estertheticum includes these proteins:
- the rimP gene encoding ribosome maturation factor RimP: protein MRNDTLLQKLRKIALPIVEKNNCELYHLEYVKEAGENYLRIYIDSSSGISLEDCEKTSRGISEILDVEDPITDSYCLEVSSPGIERILYDDNHLKKYIGQNVLVNLKSLYEGTKKLEGDLVGFSDAQIEIQYDGNNIIIPKENISIVSLKPVL from the coding sequence ATGAGAAATGATACCTTGTTGCAAAAGCTTAGAAAAATCGCTTTGCCAATAGTTGAAAAAAACAATTGTGAATTATATCATTTGGAGTATGTAAAAGAAGCTGGAGAAAATTATTTGAGAATTTATATAGATAGTTCAAGTGGAATATCTTTGGAAGACTGCGAAAAGACTAGCAGAGGCATAAGTGAAATATTAGACGTTGAAGATCCAATAACAGATAGTTACTGTTTAGAAGTATCCTCACCAGGAATTGAGAGGATTTTATATGATGATAATCATCTAAAAAAATACATAGGTCAGAATGTACTAGTTAATTTAAAGAGCCTATATGAGGGAACTAAAAAACTTGAGGGCGATTTAGTAGGATTTTCTGATGCACAAATAGAAATTCAATATGATGGGAATAATATAATTATTCCAAAAGAAAATATTTCCATCGTAAGTTTAAAACCAGTGCTGTAA